In the genome of Sinorhizobium chiapasense, the window CGAGGGCAGCCGGCCACGTCTGATCGACAACTGCCGGAGCGCTTCAACCATCGTCCAGTTGCCCATGGAGTGCGCCATCACCGTAATGTCGGAGACATTGGGATTGGCGGCGGCCCGTGTCAGGAGATATTCCAGGGCATCGCGCGAGTAGGTGGCGCTTTCCTTGTCGTAGACATAGTCGAGCACATGTCCGCGCGAGGGCCACGTGAACAGTACTGGGGCCGCCTCGGCGCGGGAATCGTGTGTAATCTGAGCGAGCCTGTAGGCGGATGTCGCGAACGTATTGTTGTAGCCGTGGACGAAAATGAGGAGCTTGCGCTTCTTGCCCGCCACCCGGAGAAACCACCGATCGACATCGGCCGGATTCATGTCGCTTGCCTCGACGGTCACGAAGTCCGTCCGGGCGTCGCCTCTCGGCCCCCTCGGCCACTGTATCTCCCCGATCTTTCGGGCTTTGTCGGGTGGTATCGATACCACCAGATGATAGAGAGACTGCTTCTCAGCCCTGTCACCACCATAGACCGCACCGGGCAGGGGGGACCGCTCGCGCGTCGACATCACGAGCATGTCGACCTTCTGGGTTCCCACCGCACCGATGGAACTGGCTTTTCCTGGCGCGATCAATGCGTGTGGTTGAGTCGCGCAGCCGGCGACGCTCGAGGTCATTATCAGGAGCAGGCTCGCGCATAGCCTCGTCAAGCCCTCGCGCGCGATATGCAGCCGCCTCTCAATCGGCCACATTTCCGCTCGCTTTGGTGGCCTTGGCGCGCAGTTCGAGAAGGCCGAGCAGAACTTCGTCTCGCTCGGCTGCGAGTGACTCGATCGATCGCGATCCCACCTCTGCGCGAACGCCGTCTATCAGTTTCTGCTGCAGCTCCGGCGTCAGCTCGGGAGTGCCGAGGACCTTCCACCACGCCGTCATCGGCCCGGCGAACTGCTGCAGGAAGTGCTCCATGCCACCCTGACCGCCGCCCAGATGATTGAGAAGAACCTGGCCCATGATGCCCCAGCGCAGGCCCGGGCCCCAGCACAAAGCTGCGTCGATGTCAGCGACGCTGGCGACGCCTTCGGAGACGAGATGGTAGACTTCGCGTGCGATCGCCGCCTGGAGTCGGTTGGCGACATGGCCCGGCAGTTCCTTGTTGAGGCGGACCGCCTTCTTTCCCAGCGACGTGTAGAAATCCGTGGCGCGGCGGATCGTGTCCTCCGAAGTCCTCGATCCGCCGACGATTTCCACCAATGGAATGAGATGAGGCGGGTTGAAAGGATGTGCAATCACGCACCGCTCCGGATGGGCGGGGCACCCGGGCTGGATTTCGCTCATCGTCAGACCCGAAGAACTCGACGCTATTATAACCTCCGGAGGCAGCAACTCGTCGAGCTCTCCATAAAGCTTCCTCTTGAAGTCGATCCTTTCGGGCCCATTCTCCTGAACGAGATCCGCATCCTTGGCCGCCTCGGCGAGGTCTGCCGCGAATATCAGATTTGATTGCGACGCCCCTGGCGCAAGACCGAGCCTCTCCAGTGCTGGCCAAGCCGTTTCGACGAAACGCCGGAGCGATGCCTCCGCATTCGGAGCAACATCGGTGGCGGCGACCCGAAGGCCTTTTGCCAGAAAGAGTGCCGTCCAACTCGCCCCGATGACACCTGTGCCGATGACCGCCACGCGGCGGATAGGCTTGCTCTCGGACATGATCAGTTTCCCCTTCTACGCAAATCGGCGTAAGCGATGCCGGTGAGGTTTCCCTGAGCGTAGAGAAGCGTCCGCTTCTCAGAGCCGTCGAGTCTGGCGGAATAGATGGAACCACCAAAATCGGTGACGAACATGCGATTGCCTGGAACGTCAAGCGCAAGCCCGATGCCCTCCATCAGGTCACTGACGACCCTCTCCGGAGTCGGCCTGTCTTGAGATGACCTGTCGATTACCGCGCGGTTGACGGTGTTGCCGCTCGGCGGATTTCCGCGATCTGTCCAGTAGAGAATGCGGTTCGTTAGGTCGAGCTCGAGGTCGATCGGCTCCGGCAAACCATCGAAATAGACCTCGATGTCGCTGCGGCTGGCGGGGCTCTCCCCCGCAGGAATGTCGATGCCCGCACGAAGGATGCGACCGAGACCGGCATTGTCCGGGCCCTTTTGCGTCCAGTAGATCTGTCGCCGCTCGGGGTCGGCGGTGATGCCAACGCACCATCTTGTCTGATCGTGTCGCTCAGCGTCGCCGTCCCCTGCGATGACGAGCGTTTCGACGCTGGATCCGTCCAGATTGGCCCGCATGACGCGCATTCCCTCGCGGTCGCACCAGTAGAGCTTGCCCGCACCCTTTTCGAGGTGAAGTTGCTTTGGCGTGAACGTCACGCCTTCCGGAATGATGACGGTCCGAT includes:
- a CDS encoding alpha/beta hydrolase is translated as MLVMSTRERSPLPGAVYGGDRAEKQSLYHLVVSIPPDKARKIGEIQWPRGPRGDARTDFVTVEASDMNPADVDRWFLRVAGKKRKLLIFVHGYNNTFATSAYRLAQITHDSRAEAAPVLFTWPSRGHVLDYVYDKESATYSRDALEYLLTRAAANPNVSDITVMAHSMGNWTMVEALRQLSIRRGRLPSKIKNIIMASPDLDVEVFRSQLVQMAEPRPRITIFLSQDDQALALSRHLGGDIDRVGAIDPEREPYRSKLKEFNIVVINLTKLKGGDSFHHSKFAESPEIIRLVGKRLIEGQEIDGRDLTLGERISGATAGAGASIGRSVGHMVAGRPASAPR
- a CDS encoding 3-hydroxyacyl-CoA dehydrogenase NAD-binding domain-containing protein, with amino-acid sequence MSESKPIRRVAVIGTGVIGASWTALFLAKGLRVAATDVAPNAEASLRRFVETAWPALERLGLAPGASQSNLIFAADLAEAAKDADLVQENGPERIDFKRKLYGELDELLPPEVIIASSSSGLTMSEIQPGCPAHPERCVIAHPFNPPHLIPLVEIVGGSRTSEDTIRRATDFYTSLGKKAVRLNKELPGHVANRLQAAIAREVYHLVSEGVASVADIDAALCWGPGLRWGIMGQVLLNHLGGGQGGMEHFLQQFAGPMTAWWKVLGTPELTPELQQKLIDGVRAEVGSRSIESLAAERDEVLLGLLELRAKATKASGNVAD
- a CDS encoding 3-hydroxyacyl-CoA dehydrogenase, coding for MKPDGSDKRVVVTDGRNPDGLAIDIETGHIYWSNMGVPNLNDGSIERVDIDGRNRTVIIPEGVTFTPKQLHLEKGAGKLYWCDREGMRVMRANLDGSSVETLVIAGDGDAERHDQTRWCVGITADPERRQIYWTQKGPDNAGLGRILRAGIDIPAGESPASRSDIEVYFDGLPEPIDLELDLTNRILYWTDRGNPPSGNTVNRAVIDRSSQDRPTPERVVSDLMEGIGLALDVPGNRMFVTDFGGSIYSARLDGSEKRTLLYAQGNLTGIAYADLRRRGN